One region of Mycobacterium riyadhense genomic DNA includes:
- a CDS encoding TIGR03618 family F420-dependent PPOX class oxidoreductase produces MTTLDEAVALAAAESGLAVVSTVRADETVQASLVNVGLLPHPAGGAPVLGFTTYGKVKLANLRARPQLAVTFRNGWQWATVEGRAELVGPDDSQAWLADPDQFRLLLREVFTAAGGTHDDWDEYDRVMAAERRAVVLIAPTRVYSNG; encoded by the coding sequence ATGACAACACTGGATGAGGCTGTGGCGCTGGCCGCGGCAGAAAGTGGTCTGGCGGTGGTTTCCACGGTTCGTGCCGACGAAACCGTGCAGGCTTCACTGGTCAACGTCGGCCTGTTGCCGCATCCGGCGGGTGGCGCACCAGTGCTGGGCTTCACCACCTATGGAAAGGTCAAACTCGCCAACCTGCGGGCTCGGCCGCAACTGGCCGTCACATTCCGTAACGGCTGGCAGTGGGCGACCGTCGAAGGCCGCGCCGAGTTGGTGGGCCCTGATGATTCGCAAGCGTGGCTGGCCGACCCGGACCAGTTCCGGCTGCTGCTTCGCGAGGTCTTCACCGCCGCAGGCGGCACGCATGACGACTGGGACGAGTACGACCGGGTGATGGCCGCGGAGCGGCGGGCCGTGGTGTTGATCGCGCCCACCCGGGTCTACAGCAACGGCTAG
- a CDS encoding enoyl-CoA hydratase/isomerase family protein, translating into MTLLIDDQNRVRTLTLNRPEALNAFNEALYDATAQALLDAADDPQVAVVLLTGTGRGFSAGTDLAEMQARITDPDFAEGKYGFRGLIDALSGFPKPLICAVNGLGVGIGTTILGYADLAFMSSTARLKCPFTSLGVAPEAASSYLLPQLVGRQNAAWLLMSSEWIDAQEALRMGLVWRVCDPDALLPEARRHAEILAARPIASLIAVKHTIVEPMRPEIAAATARENAHFAELMGTQANAAALADFSERRR; encoded by the coding sequence GTGACGCTGCTCATCGACGACCAAAACCGCGTACGCACCTTGACATTGAACCGGCCCGAGGCGCTGAACGCCTTCAACGAAGCTCTGTACGACGCCACCGCCCAAGCGCTGTTGGACGCGGCCGACGATCCGCAGGTCGCCGTGGTCTTGCTGACTGGCACCGGTCGCGGCTTTAGCGCGGGGACCGATCTCGCCGAGATGCAGGCGCGAATCACCGACCCGGACTTCGCCGAAGGCAAGTACGGGTTTCGCGGGCTGATCGACGCGCTGAGCGGTTTCCCCAAGCCGCTGATCTGCGCTGTGAACGGCCTCGGAGTCGGGATTGGCACCACGATCTTGGGCTACGCAGACCTGGCGTTCATGTCCTCGACGGCGCGCCTGAAGTGCCCCTTCACCAGCTTGGGCGTGGCACCCGAAGCGGCGTCCTCGTACCTGCTGCCTCAACTGGTTGGTCGGCAAAACGCCGCCTGGCTACTGATGTCCTCGGAATGGATCGACGCCCAGGAGGCGCTGCGCATGGGGCTGGTGTGGCGGGTCTGCGATCCCGATGCACTGCTGCCCGAGGCCCGCCGACATGCCGAAATCCTTGCCGCCCGTCCCATTGCCAGCTTGATCGCCGTCAAGCACACGATTGTGGAACCCATGCGACCCGAGATTGCGGCCGCGACCGCACGGGAAAATGCGCACTTCGCCGAACTCATGGGCACCCAAGCCAACGCCGCGGCGCTGGCGGATTTCAGCGAACGCCGTCGCTAG
- a CDS encoding (2Fe-2S)-binding protein, giving the protein MYVCLCVGATNQTVCDAVARGASTSKEIAAACGAGGDCGRCRRTLRAIIAAARLDPVPAP; this is encoded by the coding sequence ATGTACGTGTGCCTATGCGTCGGAGCCACTAATCAGACCGTATGTGACGCCGTGGCGCGGGGTGCGTCGACCTCCAAAGAGATCGCCGCTGCTTGCGGGGCGGGCGGCGACTGCGGACGCTGCCGTCGCACGCTGCGGGCAATCATCGCCGCCGCTCGACTGGACCCGGTTCCGGCGCCCTAG
- the bfr gene encoding bacterioferritin, with protein MQGDPDVLRLLNEQLTSELTAINQYFLHSKMQDNWGFTELAEHTRAESFDEMRHAEAITDRILLLDGLPNYQRLFSVRIGQTLREQFEADLAIEYEVLDRLRPGIIMCREKQDTTSAILLEKIVADEEQHVDYLETQLELMDKLGEELYSAQCVSRPPS; from the coding sequence ATGCAAGGTGATCCGGATGTTTTGCGCCTACTCAACGAGCAACTGACCAGCGAGCTCACCGCCATCAACCAGTATTTTCTGCATTCCAAAATGCAAGACAACTGGGGCTTTACCGAACTCGCGGAGCACACCCGCGCCGAGTCCTTCGACGAAATGCGGCACGCCGAGGCGATCACCGATCGCATCTTATTGCTGGACGGGCTGCCGAACTACCAGCGTCTGTTCTCGGTGCGCATCGGGCAGACGCTGCGCGAACAGTTCGAGGCCGACCTGGCCATCGAATACGAGGTGCTCGACCGACTTAGACCTGGAATCATCATGTGCCGCGAGAAACAAGACACCACCAGCGCCATACTCCTGGAGAAGATCGTGGCCGACGAGGAACAACACGTCGACTATCTGGAAACGCAACTGGAGCTGATGGACAAGCTGGGAGAGGAGCTGTACTCGGCGCAATGCGTCTCCCGGCCACCAAGCTGA
- a CDS encoding carboxymuconolactone decarboxylase family protein, with amino-acid sequence MSRIGTFADDDVAGWVLKSPELGGALANFSHAVYSKNRLPLRTRELARAVIANDNECVVCANTRFADADAGDSDIPEELYEHAAEWRTWPGYSEQERLAAEFAHRFATEHTMLRDDEDFWRRCSEHFSDELLADLALSCALWVGMGRVLRTLDIGQACKLILPSHA; translated from the coding sequence ATGAGCCGAATCGGAACATTCGCTGACGACGACGTGGCCGGGTGGGTCTTAAAATCCCCGGAACTGGGCGGCGCACTCGCCAACTTCAGCCACGCGGTGTACAGCAAGAACCGGCTGCCACTGCGCACGCGTGAGCTCGCCCGTGCGGTGATCGCCAACGACAATGAATGCGTCGTGTGCGCCAACACCCGCTTCGCAGATGCCGACGCCGGAGACTCGGACATTCCTGAAGAGCTGTATGAGCACGCGGCGGAGTGGCGTACTTGGCCTGGCTATAGCGAACAAGAGCGGCTAGCAGCCGAATTCGCGCACCGGTTTGCGACCGAGCACACCATGCTGCGCGACGACGAGGACTTCTGGCGCCGGTGCAGCGAGCACTTCTCCGACGAATTGCTTGCCGACCTGGCGTTGTCGTGCGCCCTGTGGGTGGGCATGGGACGGGTGCTGCGGACCCTGGATATCGGTCAGGCGTGCAAGCTGATCTTGCCCAGCCACGCATAG
- a CDS encoding glutamine synthetase family protein produces MTGTPLAAAAIAQLEAEGVDTVIGTVVNPAGLTQAKTVPIRRTNTFADPGLGASPSWHAFAIDQSGIAFTEDVGVVGDQRIRIDLSALRIIGEGLAWAPGAFFEQDGTPVPMCGRGTLNRIETALADAGIGALIGHEVEFLLVGGDGGRLPSTMWAQYGLAGVLEHEAFVRDVIAAASTAGVAIEQFHPEYGANQFEISLAPLAPVAAADQLVLTRIIIGRAARRHGLRVSLSPAPFAGDVGSGAHQHISLSTPEGPLFSGGIGAHGMTPAGEAAVAGVLRGLPGAQGILCGSIVSGLRMRPGNWAGAYACWGTENREAAVRFVESSPGSLRGGNVEVKVIDPSANPYLASATILGLALDGIKHKAALPPETTIDPAKLSDAERARGGIVRLSESQADAIAALDNSDLLRGILGDPAVDIVVAVRRMEHDRYGGVGPEHLADQFRMAWSL; encoded by the coding sequence ATGACCGGCACACCGCTTGCCGCCGCGGCGATCGCCCAACTGGAGGCCGAGGGCGTCGACACCGTTATCGGTACCGTGGTGAACCCGGCCGGGCTCACCCAGGCCAAGACCGTGCCGATACGCCGTACCAACACATTCGCCGACCCCGGCTTGGGGGCCAGTCCTTCGTGGCATGCTTTCGCCATCGACCAGAGCGGCATCGCGTTCACCGAAGATGTCGGTGTAGTTGGCGATCAGCGCATCCGTATCGACCTGTCAGCGCTGCGGATTATCGGCGAGGGGTTGGCGTGGGCTCCCGGCGCGTTCTTCGAGCAAGACGGCACACCCGTTCCCATGTGTGGTCGCGGAACGCTCAACAGGATCGAGACCGCCCTCGCTGACGCCGGCATTGGCGCGCTGATCGGCCACGAAGTCGAGTTCCTCCTGGTCGGCGGCGACGGTGGCCGGCTGCCCTCGACGATGTGGGCGCAGTACGGCCTTGCCGGTGTGCTCGAGCACGAAGCGTTCGTGCGGGATGTCATCGCGGCGGCATCGACGGCCGGCGTCGCGATCGAGCAGTTCCATCCCGAGTATGGGGCCAACCAGTTCGAGATCTCGCTGGCACCGTTGGCACCGGTGGCCGCCGCCGACCAGTTGGTCCTTACCCGAATCATCATCGGTCGCGCCGCCCGCCGCCACGGACTACGCGTGAGCCTGTCGCCGGCACCGTTTGCCGGTGACGTCGGATCCGGTGCCCACCAACACATCTCATTGTCGACTCCAGAAGGACCGCTGTTTTCCGGCGGTATCGGGGCACACGGCATGACGCCAGCCGGGGAAGCCGCCGTGGCAGGAGTGCTACGCGGACTGCCCGGGGCACAGGGCATCCTGTGCGGATCGATCGTGTCCGGATTGCGGATGCGGCCCGGAAACTGGGCTGGAGCCTACGCGTGTTGGGGTACCGAGAACCGGGAAGCAGCAGTGCGATTCGTTGAGTCCAGCCCGGGCAGCCTGCGCGGTGGCAATGTCGAAGTGAAAGTGATCGATCCATCAGCCAACCCGTACTTGGCGTCGGCGACCATCCTCGGGCTGGCGCTCGACGGTATCAAGCACAAAGCAGCGCTACCGCCGGAAACGACAATCGATCCGGCAAAGCTTTCGGACGCCGAGCGTGCCCGTGGAGGCATCGTACGGTTATCCGAATCTCAGGCCGACGCGATTGCCGCGCTGGATAATTCGGATTTGCTTCGCGGAATTCTCGGTGATCCCGCGGTCGACATTGTGGTTGCAGTCCGTCGTATGGAACATGACCGCTACGGCGGCGTCGGACCCGAGCACCTAGCTGACCAGTTCCGCATGGCCTGGAGCCTGTGA
- a CDS encoding amidohydrolase family protein — protein MSYSSALARHIDEVALIDQHVHGCWLTAGERRRFENALNEANTAPLADFDSGFDSQLGFSVRNHCAPILGLPRHVDPQVYWDRRREFDEAALARLFLRAAGVSDWLVDTGIGNATADVATLSELSGGRAFEVVRLEQVAEQAAQEPGDYASAFEEILHRRMATAVGTKSILAYRGGFDGDVTEPPASQVAEAAARWRDQGSTRLHDRILLRFGLHQALRLGKPVQLHVGFGDRDCDLHKTNPLYLLDFLRHSGDTPIVLLHCYPYEREAGYLAQAFNNVYLDCGLSVNYLGARGPAFIARQLEMAPFRKIMYSSDGFGPAELHFLGAALWRNGIHRVLRGFVDSGDWSEADAIRVVDLIAHHNAARIYHLGERTN, from the coding sequence GTGTCTTACTCCTCGGCGCTGGCCCGACACATCGACGAAGTGGCGTTGATCGATCAGCATGTCCACGGATGCTGGTTGACCGCGGGGGAGCGGCGGCGGTTTGAGAACGCGCTCAACGAGGCCAACACCGCACCGCTGGCGGACTTCGACTCCGGATTCGACTCACAGTTGGGCTTTTCGGTCCGCAACCACTGCGCTCCGATTCTGGGACTGCCCAGACACGTTGACCCGCAAGTGTATTGGGATCGTCGCAGGGAATTTGACGAGGCCGCGTTGGCCCGACTGTTTCTGAGGGCCGCCGGAGTATCCGATTGGCTGGTCGACACCGGAATCGGCAATGCGACAGCAGATGTCGCAACATTGAGCGAATTGTCCGGCGGCCGCGCTTTCGAAGTGGTTCGTCTCGAGCAAGTGGCCGAGCAAGCCGCACAGGAACCTGGCGACTATGCGTCGGCATTTGAGGAGATCCTGCACCGACGCATGGCCACAGCGGTCGGCACCAAATCCATCCTGGCGTACCGGGGCGGCTTCGACGGCGATGTGACCGAGCCGCCAGCGTCACAGGTCGCCGAGGCTGCCGCGCGCTGGCGTGACCAAGGGTCGACGCGATTGCACGATCGGATATTGCTGCGCTTCGGGCTGCACCAGGCGCTACGTCTTGGCAAGCCGGTGCAACTCCACGTCGGCTTTGGCGACCGGGACTGCGATCTGCACAAGACGAATCCGCTGTATCTGCTTGACTTTCTTCGCCATTCGGGGGACACCCCGATCGTGTTGCTGCACTGCTATCCCTACGAGCGCGAAGCCGGCTATCTCGCCCAGGCGTTCAACAACGTCTATCTCGACTGCGGATTGAGTGTGAACTATCTGGGGGCTCGGGGACCCGCCTTCATCGCCCGTCAGCTGGAGATGGCGCCCTTCCGCAAGATCATGTACTCATCGGACGGTTTCGGGCCCGCAGAACTGCACTTTCTTGGTGCAGCCTTGTGGCGCAACGGTATTCACCGCGTCCTACGCGGCTTCGTGGACAGCGGCGACTGGAGCGAGGCGGACGCCATCCGCGTCGTCGACCTGATCGCCCACCACAATGCCGCGCGCATCTACCACCTTGGTGAGAGGACCAATTAG
- a CDS encoding phenylacetate--CoA ligase family protein: MSDHMARLEWSRRQIAEYQNHRLRALLGYAIHRSPFHARRLRGLDATRASVADLASLPMMTKQDAQEHWDDIVTADLDRDRAEGILAEQQWFSYAAGDLQVFSSGGSSGVRGVYVWDWQFFVSAACLAWRMQARDELRNPRVLKPARLAVLSAGAPPHASTPLFDVPTAPNMETVVVAAGAPFDGVLAAVVAARPSHLVGYPSVIGRLARAALAGELRIDPVRVSTNSEPLLEEDRLAIAQAWDAVVHNLWGSTEIGVQAVGCGRGAGLHVCEDEVILERVDDSGAPAGPDQPAARTLATGLANRTFPFIRYDLGDQVTPLAGGCACGSAFARVADIGGRRDDDFRYGETTVPATAFRDVLGTDRHVSEYQVTQTATGADILVIGCPDLNALTASLVSALRRYGLPEPTIQIRVAESLQRHQASGKLRRFVPR, translated from the coding sequence ATGTCCGACCACATGGCCCGGCTGGAATGGTCGCGTCGGCAGATTGCGGAGTACCAGAACCACCGCCTGCGGGCACTGCTCGGCTACGCAATACACCGCTCGCCCTTTCACGCTCGGCGACTGCGCGGGCTCGACGCGACCCGCGCCTCCGTCGCCGATCTGGCGTCCCTTCCGATGATGACCAAACAGGACGCCCAGGAGCACTGGGACGACATCGTCACAGCTGACCTTGATCGCGACCGCGCCGAAGGCATTCTTGCTGAACAGCAATGGTTTTCGTATGCCGCGGGCGATCTGCAGGTGTTCAGCTCGGGGGGCTCCAGCGGGGTACGCGGTGTCTACGTATGGGACTGGCAGTTCTTTGTTTCGGCGGCTTGCCTTGCCTGGCGAATGCAGGCGCGTGACGAACTGCGCAATCCGAGGGTGTTGAAGCCCGCGCGGCTTGCCGTGCTGTCCGCGGGGGCCCCGCCGCATGCCAGCACGCCGCTGTTCGACGTGCCTACCGCTCCGAACATGGAGACGGTGGTGGTTGCCGCGGGCGCACCGTTTGATGGGGTGCTCGCCGCGGTGGTGGCAGCCCGACCCAGCCATCTGGTGGGTTATCCGTCGGTGATCGGCCGGCTGGCCCGGGCGGCGCTGGCCGGCGAACTCCGAATCGACCCGGTGCGGGTCAGCACCAACTCGGAGCCGTTACTCGAGGAGGACCGACTGGCAATTGCCCAGGCTTGGGATGCCGTCGTCCATAACCTTTGGGGCTCAACCGAAATCGGTGTACAGGCGGTCGGTTGCGGACGCGGAGCGGGACTGCACGTGTGCGAGGACGAAGTGATCCTCGAGCGTGTCGACGACAGCGGCGCCCCGGCCGGCCCCGACCAGCCGGCGGCCCGCACGCTGGCCACCGGACTGGCTAACCGGACGTTCCCGTTCATCCGCTACGACCTTGGCGATCAAGTCACCCCGCTGGCGGGCGGCTGCGCATGCGGCAGCGCCTTCGCGCGCGTCGCCGACATCGGTGGACGTCGCGACGATGACTTCCGCTACGGGGAAACGACGGTGCCCGCGACGGCGTTTCGCGACGTACTGGGTACCGATCGCCACGTATCGGAATACCAGGTCACCCAGACCGCGACCGGCGCCGACATCCTGGTCATCGGTTGTCCCGATCTCAATGCGCTGACCGCGTCGCTGGTTTCCGCGCTGCGCCGCTATGGATTGCCGGAGCCGACAATCCAGATCCGGGTCGCCGAAAGCCTGCAACGCCACCAGGCCAGCGGGAAGCTGCGGCGATTCGTTCCCCGCTAA
- a CDS encoding limonene-1,2-epoxide hydrolase family protein — protein sequence MADLMVLLGRPAGWLTPVAQAGVITTVAEDSRVAVRDAVLGLWQALSRRDWDTVKTFLSDDCLYVDMPVPALAARGPDNILKRLKIGLEPLAGYENHDGLLVSDGPDVMYEHSETWTFRTGEQGVLRFVTVHKVIDGKVTLWKDYWDMASLTSFAPPNHFEGLENVDTSWIFDATGLI from the coding sequence GTGGCGGACCTGATGGTACTGCTCGGCCGGCCGGCGGGCTGGTTGACACCGGTGGCGCAAGCGGGTGTCATAACGACTGTGGCGGAAGATTCGAGGGTAGCGGTTCGGGATGCGGTACTGGGCCTATGGCAGGCACTTTCGCGACGAGACTGGGACACGGTCAAGACGTTCCTGTCCGACGACTGCCTCTACGTCGACATGCCCGTTCCCGCCCTGGCGGCACGCGGCCCGGACAATATCCTGAAACGGCTCAAGATCGGGCTGGAGCCGTTGGCTGGCTATGAAAACCACGACGGTCTGCTGGTATCCGATGGTCCCGACGTAATGTACGAGCACTCGGAGACCTGGACCTTCAGGACGGGCGAGCAAGGTGTCCTGAGGTTCGTAACGGTGCACAAGGTCATCGACGGCAAAGTTACGCTGTGGAAAGACTATTGGGACATGGCCAGCCTGACCAGTTTCGCGCCTCCCAACCACTTCGAGGGCCTGGAGAATGTTGATACCAGCTGGATTTTTGACGCGACGGGCCTGATCTAG
- a CDS encoding potassium transporter Kup — MHTYSGKFRLAVIVGALGVVFGDIGTSPIYTIQTVFNPSDPHPIPISPDNVYGVVSLIVWSVMIIVTLTYVTLVMRADNGGEGGIMALITLLKRGDGPRSEPQTGRCRTVMALTAMGLFGAALFFGDSMITPAISVLSAVEGIKVIEARLDTWVVPVTAVIIGALFSVQRHGTAAVGRLFGPVMIVWFTAIGAFGVTAIMDHPEILKALSPMYAVKFMVGHFHFAFFSLAAVVLSVTGAEALYADMGHFGRRAITWGWLLLVLPGCALSYLGQGALLLGDANVVGAPFFLLTPDWARLPMVLLATAATVIASQAVITGAYSVASQAAQLGYLPRLRIAHTSESTIGQIYVPWINALLLVSVLTLVFAFRSSAALAFAFGMAVTGTITITTLLFLYIARTRWATPLWLVVFGGGALLVVDLMFLAANLTKLIHGAWLPLLIAVTAFTVMTTWQRGREIVTSTREKAEGPLREFVDSLPNCQPPLMRVPGTAIFLNRGKETAPLAMRANVEHNGVLHEQVVIMAIETLPVPRVPESERTEVDALGYAKDGIIHVTAHFGYMETPNVPDALRLLDPTQTEGPIAIDDASYFLSKLELIKGTAPSLAPWRKRLFIATSYSTADAAEYFGLPLDRTVVMGSRIEV; from the coding sequence GTGCACACATATTCCGGAAAGTTTCGCCTGGCGGTCATCGTAGGGGCACTCGGTGTGGTGTTCGGCGACATCGGTACCAGCCCGATCTACACCATCCAGACCGTCTTCAATCCCAGCGACCCGCATCCGATCCCGATCAGCCCGGACAACGTGTACGGGGTCGTGTCTTTGATCGTCTGGTCGGTAATGATCATCGTGACGTTGACGTACGTGACCCTGGTGATGCGTGCTGACAACGGCGGCGAGGGCGGCATTATGGCGCTCATTACGCTGTTGAAGCGCGGCGATGGGCCCCGGAGTGAGCCCCAAACTGGGCGATGCCGAACTGTTATGGCGCTGACCGCCATGGGTCTCTTCGGCGCCGCGCTGTTCTTCGGCGACAGCATGATCACTCCAGCGATCTCGGTGCTCTCGGCCGTCGAAGGCATCAAGGTCATCGAGGCACGGTTGGATACCTGGGTCGTCCCGGTCACCGCGGTGATCATCGGTGCGCTGTTTTCCGTGCAACGCCACGGCACGGCCGCCGTTGGGCGTCTGTTCGGGCCGGTGATGATCGTGTGGTTTACCGCGATAGGCGCCTTCGGGGTGACCGCGATCATGGATCATCCAGAGATTCTCAAGGCGCTCTCACCGATGTATGCGGTGAAGTTCATGGTGGGGCACTTCCACTTTGCGTTCTTTTCGCTCGCCGCGGTCGTGCTCTCGGTGACCGGCGCCGAGGCGCTGTATGCCGACATGGGTCACTTCGGTCGTCGCGCGATCACGTGGGGCTGGCTGCTGCTCGTGCTGCCCGGGTGTGCCCTCAGCTACCTCGGCCAGGGCGCACTGCTGCTCGGCGACGCGAACGTGGTCGGCGCGCCGTTCTTTCTCCTCACGCCAGATTGGGCACGATTGCCTATGGTGCTGCTGGCCACCGCCGCAACAGTGATCGCGTCGCAAGCGGTGATCACTGGCGCATACTCGGTGGCGTCACAAGCCGCTCAGCTCGGCTATCTGCCGAGATTGCGGATTGCCCACACCTCGGAGTCGACAATCGGCCAGATCTACGTGCCGTGGATCAATGCGCTGTTGCTGGTGTCGGTGCTCACCCTGGTGTTCGCGTTCCGCAGCTCAGCGGCATTGGCGTTCGCATTCGGCATGGCGGTCACCGGGACGATCACCATCACCACGCTGCTGTTCCTCTACATCGCCCGAACCAGATGGGCAACACCACTGTGGCTGGTCGTGTTCGGCGGCGGCGCGCTGTTGGTGGTCGATCTGATGTTCCTAGCGGCCAACCTGACCAAACTGATTCACGGAGCATGGCTGCCATTGCTGATTGCGGTGACCGCGTTCACCGTGATGACCACCTGGCAACGCGGACGTGAAATCGTCACCAGCACACGTGAGAAAGCCGAAGGACCGCTGCGCGAGTTCGTCGACAGCCTCCCGAATTGCCAGCCGCCCCTCATGCGCGTGCCTGGCACGGCAATATTTCTCAACCGCGGAAAAGAGACGGCACCGCTCGCGATGCGGGCCAACGTCGAGCACAATGGCGTGCTACACGAACAGGTGGTGATCATGGCGATCGAAACGCTGCCGGTGCCGCGGGTGCCGGAGTCCGAGCGCACCGAAGTCGATGCTCTTGGCTACGCCAAAGATGGGATCATCCACGTGACCGCCCACTTCGGGTACATGGAAACGCCGAATGTCCCTGACGCACTGCGCCTGCTTGATCCGACGCAGACGGAAGGCCCGATCGCCATCGACGACGCTTCTTACTTCCTATCGAAGCTCGAACTGATCAAGGGCACCGCACCCTCCCTGGCGCCGTGGCGCAAGCGCCTGTTCATCGCGACCTCCTACAGCACAGCCGACGCCGCCGAGTACTTCGGGCTGCCGCTAGACCGCACGGTGGTCATGGGTTCGCGCATCGAGGTGTAG
- a CDS encoding cytochrome P450, translated as MKDRLHWFAMHGVIRGLAVIAMRRGDLQARLIADPAVAGNPVPFYDEVRSHGRLVRTRANYLTADYRLSHELLRSDDFRVISFGENLVTPLRWLERRSRDKQLHPLRPPSLLAVEPPDHTRYRKTVSAVFTSRAVAALRDRVEQTAISLLGRLADQPGVVDVVGRYCSQLPIAVISDILGVPNYDRRRVLEFGELGAPSLDIGVPYRQYQRMQRGITGFNAWLTAHLGQLRRAPGDDLMSQLIRMAESGSAETYLDDTELRAIAGLVLVAGFETTVNLLSNGIRMLLDAPEQLDKLRQRPDLWPNAVEEILRLDSPVQISARVARKDVDVAGTVVERGELVVIYLAAANRDPAVFPDPHRFDIERPNAGKHLAFSTGRHFCLGAALARAEGEVGLRTFFDRFPEVRPAGAGSRRDTRVLRGWSTLPVILGPARSMVAQ; from the coding sequence GTGAAGGACAGACTGCATTGGTTCGCGATGCACGGAGTCATCCGTGGTTTAGCCGTAATCGCGATGCGGCGGGGCGACTTGCAGGCGCGGCTGATCGCCGACCCTGCGGTCGCCGGGAACCCGGTGCCTTTTTACGACGAAGTGCGTAGCCACGGCCGCCTGGTGCGGACACGCGCCAACTATCTGACCGCCGATTATCGGCTCAGCCACGAACTGTTGCGATCGGACGATTTCCGCGTCATCTCCTTCGGTGAGAATCTGGTGACACCGCTTCGCTGGCTGGAGCGCCGCAGCCGGGACAAGCAGCTCCATCCATTGCGGCCGCCGTCATTGCTGGCGGTTGAGCCGCCCGATCACACGCGCTACCGCAAGACCGTGTCGGCGGTGTTCACCTCGCGGGCGGTTGCCGCACTGCGTGATCGCGTGGAGCAGACCGCGATCAGCCTTTTGGGTCGGCTCGCGGATCAGCCCGGTGTTGTCGACGTTGTCGGGCGGTACTGTTCGCAACTTCCGATCGCGGTCATCAGCGACATCTTGGGAGTACCGAACTACGATCGGCGGCGCGTTCTGGAATTCGGTGAACTGGGTGCCCCGAGTCTGGATATCGGGGTGCCCTATCGGCAGTATCAGCGCATGCAGCGGGGAATAACGGGATTTAACGCATGGCTCACAGCGCATCTGGGGCAGTTGCGACGCGCTCCCGGTGACGACCTGATGAGCCAATTGATTCGAATGGCTGAAAGCGGTAGTGCCGAAACATATCTCGATGACACCGAGCTGCGGGCGATTGCCGGGCTGGTGTTGGTAGCCGGTTTCGAGACCACAGTGAACCTGTTGAGCAACGGAATTCGTATGTTGCTTGATGCGCCCGAGCAACTCGACAAACTGCGACAGCGCCCGGACCTTTGGCCGAATGCGGTGGAAGAAATCCTGCGGCTGGATTCGCCGGTCCAGATCAGTGCGCGCGTGGCACGCAAGGATGTCGATGTGGCCGGCACGGTGGTCGAACGCGGCGAGTTGGTGGTGATCTACCTGGCCGCGGCCAACCGTGATCCGGCCGTGTTCCCAGATCCGCACCGCTTCGACATTGAACGCCCCAACGCGGGAAAGCATCTCGCGTTCTCCACCGGCCGCCACTTCTGCCTCGGGGCCGCGCTCGCCCGCGCCGAGGGCGAGGTCGGCCTGCGAACCTTCTTCGACCGCTTCCCTGAGGTGCGGCCGGCCGGCGCCGGAAGCAGGCGTGATACCCGGGTGCTGCGCGGTTGGTCGACCCTTCCGGTGATCCTGGGTCCGGCGCGGTCGATGGTTGCCCAGTGA